In one Roseburia intestinalis L1-82 genomic region, the following are encoded:
- a CDS encoding CgeB family protein: protein MHILMYRWKAYNYRDIEQTFLLLGHTVDNIEQHLGNYDIDPEFEKIIEHKIQETHYDMVFTVNYFALISNVCQKMGIKYVSWSCDNPLISMYHESIFHPCNYIFTFDKTNYLEFREMGVEHIWYLPLAVDTNRMDMVIANSPEIQKYKGDIAFVGSLYERNSYDKIKSRLPEYLRGYFDAVIEAQLNISGANIVEPMLTTDILEKLQEYFELEKSEGSFSDLGLIFQTTVLGFKIAEVERRRALIELSKRYHVNVYSNSDVSDMLRIQYCGSVDYWSELPQVFRMSKINLNFTIPNIKSGIPLRVWDVLGAGGFLMTNYQAEIPYYFKEGEDLVCFDGINDLCEKAEYYLAHEEERLAIAENGYRKVREHHNYIERINTMLDIIEENENQENDI from the coding sequence ATGCACATATTGATGTATCGCTGGAAAGCTTATAATTACAGAGACATAGAGCAGACATTTTTATTGCTGGGACATACTGTGGATAATATCGAACAGCATCTTGGCAATTATGATATTGATCCGGAATTTGAAAAAATAATTGAGCACAAAATACAGGAAACGCATTATGATATGGTATTTACGGTCAATTATTTTGCACTGATTTCGAATGTCTGTCAGAAGATGGGAATAAAATATGTATCGTGGAGCTGTGACAATCCGCTGATCAGTATGTATCACGAATCCATTTTTCATCCCTGCAATTATATATTTACCTTTGACAAGACAAATTATCTGGAATTTCGGGAGATGGGAGTAGAGCATATCTGGTATCTTCCGCTTGCGGTAGATACAAACCGGATGGATATGGTGATTGCAAATTCGCCGGAAATACAGAAATACAAAGGGGATATCGCATTTGTTGGAAGCCTTTATGAAAGAAATTCTTATGATAAGATAAAAAGCAGGCTGCCAGAATATCTACGGGGGTATTTTGACGCAGTGATCGAGGCACAGTTAAATATCAGTGGCGCAAATATTGTGGAACCCATGCTGACCACGGATATACTGGAAAAACTTCAGGAATATTTTGAACTGGAAAAATCAGAAGGGTCGTTTTCGGATCTTGGACTGATCTTTCAGACGACCGTACTTGGATTTAAAATTGCGGAAGTGGAGCGCAGACGTGCATTGATCGAACTGTCAAAACGTTATCATGTCAATGTGTACAGTAACAGTGATGTAAGTGATATGCTGCGGATTCAGTACTGTGGTTCGGTTGATTACTGGAGTGAGCTGCCGCAGGTTTTTCGTATGTCAAAGATTAATCTGAATTTTACGATTCCGAATATCAAGAGCGGCATACCACTCAGGGTATGGGATGTGCTTGGGGCAGGAGGCTTTCTGATGACAAATTATCAGGCGGAAATACCATATTATTTTAAAGAGGGGGAAGACCTGGTATGCTTTGACGGAATCAATGATCTTTGTGAAAAAGCAGAATATTATCTGGCACATGAGGAAGAACGTCTGGCAATCGCAGAAAATGGTTATCGAAAAGTAAGGGAGCATCACAATTATATAGAGAGAATAAATACGATGCTGGATATTATAGAAGAAAATGAAAATCAGGAAAATGATATATAG